The following are encoded in a window of Solibacillus sp. FSL R7-0668 genomic DNA:
- the minD gene encoding septum site-determining protein MinD: MGEAIVVTSGKGGVGKTTTTANLGTALALQGKKVCLVDTDIGLRNLDVILGLENRIIYDLVDVIEGRCKTHQALVKDKRVDDRLYLLPAAQNTDKNAINPEQMKALVDELKRDFDYVLIDCPAGIEQGYRNAVAGADRAIVVTTPEISAVRDADRIIGLLEQEPIEPPKLIINRIRKHLMNNGDAMDITEVTTHLSIDLLGIIVDSEDVISSSNKGEPIVMDPSNKASLGYRNIARRILGDSVPLMTLEDEQPKGVLAKIKSLFK, encoded by the coding sequence GTGGGAGAAGCAATCGTAGTAACATCAGGAAAAGGTGGCGTAGGGAAGACGACGACAACCGCTAACCTTGGAACTGCATTAGCACTGCAAGGAAAAAAGGTATGTTTAGTCGATACTGATATCGGGCTACGTAACTTAGATGTTATTTTAGGGTTAGAAAATCGCATTATTTATGATTTAGTCGATGTGATTGAAGGGCGCTGTAAAACACATCAAGCACTCGTGAAAGATAAACGTGTAGATGATCGTTTATACTTATTACCAGCTGCTCAAAATACAGATAAAAATGCAATAAATCCTGAGCAAATGAAGGCATTAGTTGACGAATTAAAGCGTGATTTTGACTATGTATTAATCGACTGTCCAGCGGGAATTGAGCAAGGCTACCGTAATGCTGTTGCGGGTGCGGATCGAGCGATTGTCGTGACAACACCTGAAATTTCAGCTGTACGTGACGCAGATCGCATTATTGGATTGCTTGAACAAGAGCCAATTGAACCGCCAAAATTAATTATTAACCGTATTCGTAAGCACTTAATGAATAATGGGGATGCGATGGACATTACCGAGGTAACGACGCATCTATCCATCGATTTATTAGGGATTATTGTAGATAGCGAGGATGTTATCAGCTCTTCCAATAAAGGAGAGCCTATTGTGATGGATCCAAGTAACAAAGCTTCATTAGGCTACCGTAATATTGCACGCCGTATTTTAGGGGATTCTGTGCCCCTAATGACATTAGAGGACGAACAACCAAAAGGCGTATTGGCTAAAATAAAATCATTATTTAAGTAA
- the minC gene encoding septum site-determining protein MinC → MKKQLVHIKGTKDGLVLRLDDQCSYTELLEELGKKVTDGHLDGKIDVQLHIGKRYCTPEQKEQLIEAVEKHQKYRVKNIQSDVLTVEESLEQVKSSHFETFVGIVRSGQVLRATGDLLILGDVNPNGRVEAGGNVHIAGKLKGIVHAGANGNEEAIVFASHFEPTHVLIANFVEVMTNESNYILDHMHQVFAYISEDGTISYDRIQELRNIRPNLSTFKGGS, encoded by the coding sequence ATGAAGAAGCAACTTGTCCATATTAAAGGGACGAAGGATGGCTTAGTCCTTCGTTTAGACGATCAATGCTCTTATACGGAATTGCTTGAAGAACTCGGAAAAAAAGTTACAGATGGACATCTTGATGGTAAAATAGATGTACAATTGCACATAGGAAAACGTTACTGTACGCCCGAACAAAAGGAGCAGCTCATTGAAGCTGTCGAGAAACATCAAAAATACCGTGTGAAAAATATTCAAAGTGATGTTCTCACTGTAGAAGAAAGTCTAGAGCAGGTGAAATCCAGCCACTTTGAAACATTTGTTGGTATTGTACGTTCTGGGCAAGTTTTGCGTGCAACGGGAGATCTTCTAATTTTAGGTGATGTCAATCCAAATGGACGTGTCGAAGCAGGAGGCAATGTTCATATAGCCGGAAAACTGAAGGGGATTGTTCATGCTGGTGCAAATGGTAATGAAGAAGCCATTGTTTTTGCTTCACATTTTGAGCCAACACATGTGTTAATCGCCAATTTTGTCGAGGTTATGACAAATGAAAGCAATTATATTTTAGATCATATGCATCAAGTCTTTGCCTATATAAGCGAAGATGGTACGATTTCCTATGACCGAATCCAAGAATTAAGAAATATTCGACCGAATTTATCAACATTTAAAGGAGGAAGCTAA
- the mreD gene encoding rod shape-determining protein MreD, translated as MLTRLVIVLVGILLFLVESEFAMFSPLQWNNSTYYLIPRFLILYLIFLAIYYSRKKAMIYGLIFGLCFDVFYINIIGLYTVLYPAICFIAAWFVKRVEAHLLFTTFLSLGLLAILEVVLYEFFYIIQFTTMALQPFLIYRLAPTLIANFLFLIMLAWAFKYCISARVFQRA; from the coding sequence ATGCTCACTCGATTAGTGATTGTACTTGTTGGAATACTATTATTTTTAGTAGAATCTGAGTTTGCGATGTTTTCACCGCTTCAGTGGAATAACAGCACGTATTATTTAATTCCGCGTTTTTTAATATTGTATTTAATCTTTTTAGCCATTTACTATAGTCGTAAAAAGGCCATGATTTACGGGTTGATCTTTGGACTATGCTTTGACGTATTTTATATTAATATTATTGGGCTCTACACTGTTTTATATCCTGCCATTTGCTTTATTGCAGCGTGGTTTGTAAAACGTGTTGAGGCGCATTTACTATTTACAACATTTTTATCTCTTGGGCTGTTAGCGATATTAGAAGTGGTTTTATATGAATTTTTCTATATAATTCAGTTTACTACGATGGCATTACAACCATTTTTAATTTATCGATTAGCTCCAACTTTAATTGCAAACTTTTTATTTTTAATAATGCTTGCCTGGGCGTTTAAATATTGTATTAGCGCTCGCGTATTTCAACGCGCTTAA
- the mreC gene encoding rod shape-determining protein MreC: protein MPHLTNKKLIILLVSVIFLVALIGFSLRDRHNATLPEKIIKDTVGFAQSLVAKPTNYITGIFSNIDSLMNTYEENQRLKMRLEDFAVLQAEVSTLKAENATLRELAKVEEGLRDFDPIQATVIARNPDQWEDKIILNKGTANGVEKNMAVMTTRGLIGKIVVVTPYTSEVELLYTNNENYRVSAIVFGENNEEIHGLIEGYDVERNELLLKRIDSKLKIKEGEKVLSSGLGGIFPKGVLIGEITEVTTDDFGLTKMAYVKPAADFSMLENVIIAKRKMTAVDGSDGNATNADLTNKVDEATAEGDE, encoded by the coding sequence ATGCCACACTTAACAAATAAAAAATTAATCATACTTTTAGTAAGTGTAATTTTTCTAGTGGCATTGATTGGTTTCTCTTTGCGTGATCGTCATAACGCAACATTACCCGAAAAAATTATTAAAGATACAGTTGGCTTTGCACAATCACTTGTCGCAAAGCCAACAAACTACATAACGGGTATTTTTAGCAATATTGACTCGCTCATGAATACGTACGAGGAAAATCAACGCTTAAAAATGCGCTTAGAGGATTTCGCCGTTTTACAGGCGGAAGTAAGTACGTTAAAGGCTGAAAATGCTACATTACGTGAGCTTGCCAAAGTAGAGGAAGGCTTACGTGATTTTGACCCGATTCAGGCGACGGTCATTGCAAGAAACCCTGATCAATGGGAAGATAAGATTATTTTAAACAAAGGAACGGCAAACGGTGTTGAAAAGAACATGGCAGTTATGACAACGCGTGGGCTAATCGGTAAAATTGTAGTCGTGACACCGTATACCTCTGAAGTCGAGCTACTATATACGAACAACGAAAATTACCGTGTTTCCGCAATTGTCTTTGGTGAAAACAATGAAGAAATTCATGGTTTAATTGAAGGTTATGACGTCGAGCGTAACGAATTATTATTAAAGCGCATTGATTCAAAACTGAAAATAAAAGAAGGCGAAAAAGTACTGTCATCAGGTTTAGGGGGGATTTTCCCGAAAGGTGTGCTCATCGGTGAGATTACCGAAGTGACGACTGATGACTTTGGTCTGACGAAAATGGCCTATGTAAAGCCTGCAGCAGACTTTTCGATGCTAGAAAATGTCATTATTGCAAAGCGTAAAATGACAGCAGTTGATGGCTCTGATGGCAATGCAACAAATGCAGATTTAACAAATAAAGTAGACGAGGCAACTGCCGAGGGGGATGAATAA
- a CDS encoding rod shape-determining protein, whose product MFGLGNKDVGIDLGTANTLVFVKGKGIVLREPSVVAKNTKTGDIVAVGNDAKNMIGRTPGSIVAIRPMKDGVIADFEITTAMIQYYLRESMKASGSNWKKPNVMICVPFGITSVEQRAVIDASRQAGAKEAFTIEEPFAAAIGANLPVWEPTGSMVVDIGGGTTEVAVISLGGIVTSESVRVGGDAMDHSIIAYIRKTYNLTIGERTAEQVKVEIGTARAEGPAETMEIRGRDLVTGLPKTIEITSDEISKSLHEAIVAILDGVKKTLEQTPPELSADVMERGIVLTGGGALLRNLDKVISDETKMPVFIAESPLDCVAIGTGKALDNIDLIRAQQSK is encoded by the coding sequence TTGTTTGGATTAGGGAATAAAGATGTCGGGATTGATCTTGGCACAGCTAATACATTAGTATTTGTTAAAGGAAAAGGGATCGTATTACGTGAGCCTTCAGTAGTAGCAAAAAATACAAAAACTGGAGATATCGTTGCGGTAGGTAATGATGCTAAAAATATGATCGGTCGTACACCAGGTTCAATCGTAGCCATTCGTCCTATGAAGGATGGAGTAATTGCTGATTTTGAAATTACAACAGCTATGATTCAATACTATTTACGTGAATCAATGAAGGCATCTGGTTCTAACTGGAAGAAGCCAAATGTCATGATTTGTGTACCCTTTGGCATAACATCAGTGGAACAACGTGCAGTAATCGACGCGTCTCGACAAGCAGGTGCAAAAGAAGCATTTACGATTGAAGAGCCATTTGCAGCAGCAATCGGTGCAAATTTACCAGTTTGGGAGCCAACAGGTTCTATGGTCGTTGATATTGGTGGCGGTACAACTGAGGTTGCGGTTATTTCATTAGGTGGTATCGTAACAAGTGAATCGGTACGTGTAGGCGGGGATGCAATGGATCATTCGATTATCGCTTATATCCGCAAAACATATAACTTAACAATCGGAGAACGTACGGCCGAACAAGTAAAAGTAGAAATCGGTACAGCACGTGCAGAAGGTCCAGCAGAAACAATGGAAATTCGTGGTCGTGACTTAGTTACAGGTCTACCAAAAACAATTGAAATTACATCTGATGAAATTTCTAAGTCATTACACGAGGCAATTGTAGCGATTTTAGATGGCGTAAAGAAAACATTAGAGCAAACACCGCCAGAATTATCAGCAGACGTAATGGAGCGCGGCATCGTATTAACAGGTGGTGGCGCATTATTACGTAACTTAGATAAAGTGATTAGCGATGAAACAAAAATGCCTGTATTTATTGCCGAAAGCCCATTGGACTGTGTAGCAATTGGTACGGGTAAAGCACTAGATAATATCGATCTTATTCGTGCTCAACAATCAAAATAA
- the radC gene encoding RadC family protein has product MIETTLLNMKIHDVHEADRPRERLLRQGAKSLSNQELIAILLGTGTKHESVLAVANRVLLTFEKLHNLKFATLEEMTEIKGIGEAKAVLLLAAIELGRRLASKEGEQRYTIRSPEDAANFLMQDMTSLQQEHFVVLFLNVKNQILHKKTIFVGSLNASIVHPREIFREAVKRSAASIICAHNHPSGVPTPSPEDIDVTTRLYEAGKIVGVDLLDHVIIGDHQFISMKEKGYF; this is encoded by the coding sequence ATGATCGAAACAACTTTGTTAAATATGAAAATTCATGATGTCCATGAAGCAGATCGGCCACGTGAAAGATTATTGCGTCAAGGAGCAAAAAGTCTTTCGAATCAGGAACTAATTGCCATTTTACTAGGTACAGGAACGAAACATGAATCCGTACTTGCAGTTGCGAATCGCGTATTGCTAACTTTTGAAAAATTGCACAATTTGAAATTTGCCACACTAGAGGAAATGACTGAAATTAAAGGCATTGGTGAAGCTAAGGCGGTGTTATTACTGGCAGCGATTGAGCTAGGAAGAAGATTAGCATCAAAAGAAGGCGAGCAGCGTTACACGATTCGGTCGCCAGAGGATGCAGCCAATTTTTTAATGCAGGATATGACTTCGTTGCAGCAGGAGCATTTTGTTGTCTTATTTTTGAATGTCAAAAACCAAATTCTGCATAAGAAAACGATTTTTGTTGGTAGCTTAAACGCTAGTATCGTGCATCCGCGCGAGATATTTCGCGAAGCTGTCAAGCGCTCTGCTGCTTCAATAATCTGCGCGCACAATCACCCCAGCGGCGTGCCAACCCCGAGTCCTGAGGATATTGATGTTACGACACGACTCTATGAAGCAGGTAAAATTGTTGGTGTCGATTTACTTGATCATGTTATCATCGGGGATCATCAATTTATTAGTATGAAGGAAAAAGGGTATTTTTAA
- a CDS encoding Maf family protein, whose protein sequence is MNFTTTEQLVLASASPRRKELLSMLGVPFTIVTSDVEETSVQAMTAAEYVEGVALLKTRDVAKKCPEQCIIGADTIVVFKDQILHKPTSYEEAIAHLTQLRGHRHTVMTAVAIILADGTEHTMVEKTSVLFKHVSDEMIEAYVQTKDPFDKAGGYGIQTSGALLVDRIEGDYNNVVGLPIASLVQKLLTLQLLKLHV, encoded by the coding sequence ATGAATTTTACTACTACTGAACAACTCGTTTTAGCATCAGCTTCTCCGAGACGTAAAGAACTATTATCGATGTTAGGTGTGCCATTTACAATTGTAACAAGTGATGTTGAAGAAACAAGTGTACAAGCTATGACTGCAGCAGAATATGTAGAAGGGGTTGCGCTTTTAAAAACACGAGATGTTGCCAAAAAATGTCCTGAGCAATGCATCATCGGGGCCGATACAATCGTTGTTTTTAAAGACCAAATTTTACATAAGCCTACTTCATATGAAGAAGCAATAGCGCACTTAACGCAGCTACGAGGCCATCGACATACGGTGATGACAGCGGTCGCTATTATTTTAGCAGATGGTACAGAGCATACAATGGTCGAGAAAACATCCGTCCTTTTTAAGCATGTATCGGATGAAATGATTGAGGCCTATGTTCAAACAAAAGACCCATTTGACAAGGCTGGTGGCTACGGCATTCAAACGAGTGGCGCCTTACTCGTTGATAGAATTGAAGGAGATTATAATAATGTCGTAGGCTTACCGATTGCATCATTGGTTCAAAAATTGCTTACTTTACAACTTCTCAAACTACATGTTTAG
- a CDS encoding translation initiation factor 2 — protein MKKIKNNVVFQAMLIGSMTGIIGVLLLIMLLKMPIEEQAQDAGPVVETTSQQEQEEIVQVFYALQHGVFSSSDSAAQFVASFPTLNKSAIVEIEGQYFVWSRLDIEKVDTALTVVPSAFYKKLTFHSSCPNPAQLQLPKTLKDTKWLTLQGIDQADATAVPEDWVKRAEEVLKLTTNPNVIRLHLAKNYFEQLDCLKVTF, from the coding sequence ATGAAAAAGATAAAAAATAATGTAGTCTTTCAGGCGATGCTCATTGGAAGTATGACAGGCATTATCGGTGTATTGTTATTAATCATGCTATTAAAAATGCCGATTGAAGAACAAGCACAGGATGCAGGCCCCGTTGTAGAAACGACTTCACAGCAAGAGCAGGAAGAAATTGTTCAAGTATTTTATGCGTTGCAGCATGGAGTATTTTCGTCATCGGACAGCGCGGCACAATTTGTTGCCTCGTTTCCAACGTTAAATAAATCGGCAATTGTGGAAATTGAGGGGCAATATTTTGTATGGTCGCGCCTAGATATCGAAAAGGTAGATACGGCATTAACTGTTGTGCCAAGTGCGTTTTATAAAAAACTAACGTTTCATAGCAGTTGTCCTAACCCAGCTCAGCTTCAATTGCCGAAAACATTGAAAGATACGAAATGGCTGACATTACAAGGAATAGATCAGGCAGACGCAACAGCAGTTCCAGAGGATTGGGTAAAGCGCGCTGAAGAAGTGTTGAAGCTCACAACAAATCCAAATGTCATCCGACTTCATTTAGCAAAAAATTATTTTGAACAGCTAGATTGCTTGAAAGTGACTTTTTGA